In the genome of Chrysemys picta bellii isolate R12L10 chromosome 19, ASM1138683v2, whole genome shotgun sequence, one region contains:
- the RAD51D gene encoding DNA repair protein RAD51 homolog 4 isoform X2 produces the protein MVILRAGLCPGLTAEMIQLLKANSIATVVDLVSSDLEEVARKCCLSYKALVAVRRVLLAQFSAFPVNGADLYEELKSTTAILSTGSKSLDKLLDSGLYTGEVTELTGAPSSGKTQVEALQRIQVARVFDVYKMLDVLQELRCSVSQQVLSSSGPVKVLVVDSVSAVICPLLGGRQAEGLAIMMQLARELKTLARELSMAVVVTNHVTRDGSSGHLKPALGRSWSFVPSTRVLLESREGTWGQASTHRIASLTKSPRQPTGIEVELDIGSCGVLEESPAASGEGR, from the exons ATGGTGATACTCCGAGCAGGCCTCTGCCCCGGCCTCACGGCAGAGATGATCCAGCTTCTGAAAGCCAACAGCATCGCTACAG TGGTGGACCTTGTCTCCTCGGACCTGGAGGAAGTTGCCCGGAAGTGCTGCCTGTCCTACAAG GCCCTGGTCGCCGTGAGACGTGTGTTGCTGGCACAGTTTTCAGCCTTTCCTGTCAACGGGGCGGATCTCTACGAGGAACTCAAGAGCACCACAGCCATCCTGTCCACAGGGAGCAAGAG CTTGGATAAGCTGCTGGACTCTGGCCTGTACACTGGTGAAGTGACCGAGCTCACAGGAGCGCCCAGCAGTGGCAAGACACAG gTGGAGGCTCTGCAGAGGATTCAAGTGGCCCGGGTGTTCGATGTCTATAAAATGCTGGATGTGTTACAGGAACTCCGGTGCAGCGTGTCCCAGCAG GTCCTGAGCTCCTCGGGGCCGGTGAAGGTGCTGGTGGTTGACTCCGTCTCAGCGGTGATTTGCCCGCTCCTCGGCGGCAGGCAGGCGGAGG GCTTGGCCATCATGATGCAGCTGGCCAGGGAACTGAAGACACTCGCCAGAGAACTGAGCATGGCTGTTGTG GTGACTAACCACGTGACCAGAGATGGCAGCAGTGGTCACCTGAAACCAGCCCTAGGTCGCTCCTGGAGTTTTGTGCCCAGCACCCGGGTGCTGTTAGAGAGCAGAGAAGGCACTTGGGGACAAGCTAGCACCCATCGCATTGCTTCCTTAACAAAATCGCCCCGGCAG CCAACTGGGATTGAGGTGGAGTTGGACATCGGAAGCTGTGGGGTATTGGAAGAGAGCCCAGCTGCATCTGGAGAGGGACGCTGA
- the RAD51D gene encoding DNA repair protein RAD51 homolog 4 isoform X1: protein MVILRAGLCPGLTAEMIQLLKANSIATVVDLVSSDLEEVARKCCLSYKALVAVRRVLLAQFSAFPVNGADLYEELKSTTAILSTGSKSLDKLLDSGLYTGEVTELTGAPSSGKTQVCLSIAVSTSHDLKQNVLYVDSTGGFTASRLLQLAQTRTGDEEEQVEALQRIQVARVFDVYKMLDVLQELRCSVSQQVLSSSGPVKVLVVDSVSAVICPLLGGRQAEGLAIMMQLARELKTLARELSMAVVVTNHVTRDGSSGHLKPALGRSWSFVPSTRVLLESREGTWGQASTHRIASLTKSPRQPTGIEVELDIGSCGVLEESPAASGEGR, encoded by the exons ATGGTGATACTCCGAGCAGGCCTCTGCCCCGGCCTCACGGCAGAGATGATCCAGCTTCTGAAAGCCAACAGCATCGCTACAG TGGTGGACCTTGTCTCCTCGGACCTGGAGGAAGTTGCCCGGAAGTGCTGCCTGTCCTACAAG GCCCTGGTCGCCGTGAGACGTGTGTTGCTGGCACAGTTTTCAGCCTTTCCTGTCAACGGGGCGGATCTCTACGAGGAACTCAAGAGCACCACAGCCATCCTGTCCACAGGGAGCAAGAG CTTGGATAAGCTGCTGGACTCTGGCCTGTACACTGGTGAAGTGACCGAGCTCACAGGAGCGCCCAGCAGTGGCAAGACACAG GTGTGCCTCAGCATAGCCGTGAGCACGTCCCACGACCTCAAGCAGAACGTCCTCTACGTCGACTCCACGGGCGGGTTCACGGCCTCTCGCCTGCTCCAGCTGGCTCAGACCAGGACAGGGGATGAAGAGGAGCAG gTGGAGGCTCTGCAGAGGATTCAAGTGGCCCGGGTGTTCGATGTCTATAAAATGCTGGATGTGTTACAGGAACTCCGGTGCAGCGTGTCCCAGCAG GTCCTGAGCTCCTCGGGGCCGGTGAAGGTGCTGGTGGTTGACTCCGTCTCAGCGGTGATTTGCCCGCTCCTCGGCGGCAGGCAGGCGGAGG GCTTGGCCATCATGATGCAGCTGGCCAGGGAACTGAAGACACTCGCCAGAGAACTGAGCATGGCTGTTGTG GTGACTAACCACGTGACCAGAGATGGCAGCAGTGGTCACCTGAAACCAGCCCTAGGTCGCTCCTGGAGTTTTGTGCCCAGCACCCGGGTGCTGTTAGAGAGCAGAGAAGGCACTTGGGGACAAGCTAGCACCCATCGCATTGCTTCCTTAACAAAATCGCCCCGGCAG CCAACTGGGATTGAGGTGGAGTTGGACATCGGAAGCTGTGGGGTATTGGAAGAGAGCCCAGCTGCATCTGGAGAGGGACGCTGA